In one Thermanaerovibrio velox DSM 12556 genomic region, the following are encoded:
- a CDS encoding methylenetetrahydrofolate reductase has translation MVKNRFGLEVMAHCTGLCHGPVEVDEMVEDLMYEGVYNLLAMRGDPPRDGGVPRDPAFPHAVDLIRHLRLAFGDEVCIAAAAYPEGHVEAEDLEEDLRYLKEKVEAGVDFLVTQLFFDNELFYRFMERIRAMGIGVPVLAGVFPVLNPKQVERIVSLCGVSFPPKFTRMVARYADDPGALAEAGVAYATEQIVDLLAFGVDGVHIYTMNRPDTTRRIMNNIGLVSGRG, from the coding sequence GTGGTGAAGAACCGGTTTGGCCTTGAGGTGATGGCCCACTGCACCGGGTTGTGCCACGGTCCCGTGGAGGTGGACGAGATGGTGGAGGACCTCATGTACGAGGGGGTGTACAACCTGCTTGCCATGAGGGGGGATCCGCCCCGGGACGGTGGGGTTCCCAGGGATCCCGCGTTTCCCCATGCGGTGGACCTCATAAGGCACCTTAGGCTTGCCTTTGGGGACGAGGTCTGCATAGCCGCCGCGGCGTATCCGGAGGGGCACGTGGAGGCGGAGGACCTTGAGGAGGACCTTCGGTACCTCAAGGAGAAGGTGGAGGCGGGGGTGGATTTTCTGGTCACCCAGCTGTTCTTCGACAACGAGCTCTTCTACCGTTTTATGGAGAGGATAAGGGCCATGGGGATAGGGGTGCCGGTGCTGGCGGGGGTATTCCCGGTGCTCAATCCGAAGCAGGTGGAGCGGATAGTGTCCCTTTGCGGGGTGTCTTTCCCCCCCAAGTTCACCCGGATGGTGGCCCGGTATGCGGATGATCCTGGGGCCCTGGCGGAGGCGGGGGTGGCTTACGCCACGGAGCAGATAGTGGATCTGTTGGCCTTTGGGGTGGACGGGGTGCACATATACACAATGAACCGTCCGGACACCACGAGGCGGATAATGAACAACATAGGGCTGGTGAGCGGGAGGGGGTAG
- a CDS encoding methylenetetrahydrofolate reductase yields MFVKDMFRRGRPVVSFEIFPPRGGVPVEEVYRTLGAIRDLKPDFVSVTYGAGGRHQGLHAGDSLGGEEPVWP; encoded by the coding sequence ATGTTCGTAAAGGACATGTTTCGGCGGGGCCGTCCGGTGGTCTCCTTTGAGATATTCCCTCCCAGGGGGGGTGTCCCGGTGGAGGAGGTCTATCGTACCCTTGGGGCCATAAGGGATCTCAAGCCGGACTTCGTGAGCGTCACCTACGGGGCGGGGGGGAGGCACCAGGGACTCCACGCTGGAGATAGCCTCGGTGGTGAAGAACCGGTTTGGCCTTGA
- a CDS encoding homocysteine S-methyltransferase family protein, with the protein MEQRRVREFFRGLRSPLVLDGGMGTQLAERGWHPPMLPEEMCLHMPQAVLEVHRGYVASGAAVIETNSFGGSVRKLSLKGLGDRAEELARRSAELARRAAGDQVLVAGSVGPSGDMLKPLGDMSFQEAVMSFEPQVRGLVEGGADLILVETMLDLKEAKAAVEAVKRVREDMPFVVSFTFDRDGRTVSGDSPEAAAIWAEAVGAIGVGANCGLGPRGYVEVVRRLAGAASLPVWVYPNAGVPSAGDYLGPQEFAEGCAALLEAGASVIGGCCGTTPEHVKALAAMAANRSLAATDAAGGLRLCGRSKVFSFGPGLPLGIIGERINVSRKSPIREQVGLYRYGAVKEEARSQALAGASVIDVNVGLPEIDQVRAMREAVWAVESAAPLPISLDSDDLGVLEAGLREAAGVPLINSVTAKEEQLRLGMRLAMRYGAALTVLLIDHRGILEDGLERARIAERVLEAAREEGFPGSRIVFDPLTLTLGSGEANGLETLRAVREVVALGGLTSLGISNVSHGLPARGLLNRSFLAMAMGAGLDMVICNPLDRELMGIVKACDALRGRDKGLSCFMAFGADWCDVPSGGALGALKAKQPEGGAVGGSKAPDGEVHLSPLAAKVLDGDEEGALGEARRLIDLEGPLGVISDHLVPALDEVGRRYETGEFFLPQLIEAAQAASAVCALAEEELLREGSSASRGTVVLATVEGDLHDLGKNVVATVLKSHGYRVVDLGKDVKAERIVEAALREGAQVVGLSALMTSTVPRMKEVIEETHRRGCGFKVIVGGAAVSPWYARSIGADGMSYDAVGAC; encoded by the coding sequence TTGGAGCAACGGCGTGTGAGGGAGTTCTTCCGGGGTTTGAGGTCCCCGCTGGTTCTGGATGGCGGCATGGGAACCCAGCTGGCGGAGAGGGGATGGCATCCACCGATGCTTCCGGAGGAGATGTGCCTTCACATGCCCCAGGCGGTTCTGGAGGTCCACAGGGGTTACGTGGCGTCCGGGGCCGCCGTCATAGAGACCAACAGTTTCGGCGGTTCCGTGCGGAAGCTGTCCTTGAAGGGACTTGGGGACAGGGCGGAGGAGCTGGCCAGGAGGTCCGCGGAGCTGGCCCGCCGGGCCGCGGGGGACCAGGTGTTGGTGGCGGGATCTGTGGGGCCATCGGGGGATATGCTGAAGCCTCTGGGGGACATGTCCTTCCAAGAGGCGGTCATGTCCTTTGAGCCCCAGGTGAGGGGTCTTGTCGAGGGCGGGGCGGACCTCATCCTGGTGGAGACCATGCTGGACCTCAAGGAGGCCAAGGCGGCGGTGGAGGCGGTGAAGCGGGTTAGGGAGGACATGCCCTTCGTGGTGAGCTTCACCTTTGACCGGGATGGCAGGACTGTTAGCGGTGACTCCCCGGAGGCCGCGGCCATTTGGGCGGAGGCGGTGGGGGCCATCGGGGTAGGGGCCAACTGCGGCCTGGGGCCCAGGGGTTACGTGGAGGTGGTGCGGCGCCTTGCGGGTGCCGCAAGCCTGCCCGTTTGGGTGTATCCCAACGCGGGGGTGCCCTCCGCGGGGGATTACCTGGGGCCTCAGGAGTTTGCGGAGGGGTGTGCGGCGCTGCTGGAAGCCGGGGCGTCGGTCATAGGGGGCTGCTGCGGCACCACTCCGGAGCACGTGAAGGCCCTGGCGGCGATGGCGGCCAATAGGTCCCTGGCGGCAACGGATGCTGCCGGGGGTCTTAGGCTCTGCGGCAGGTCCAAGGTATTCTCCTTCGGCCCCGGACTGCCCCTTGGCATAATCGGTGAGCGGATAAACGTGTCCAGGAAGTCCCCCATAAGGGAGCAGGTGGGTCTCTACCGCTACGGGGCGGTGAAGGAGGAGGCCCGTTCCCAGGCCTTGGCGGGGGCTTCGGTGATAGACGTTAACGTGGGGCTTCCGGAGATAGACCAGGTGAGGGCCATGCGGGAGGCGGTGTGGGCGGTGGAGTCCGCCGCGCCCCTGCCGATCTCGCTGGACAGCGACGACCTAGGCGTGCTGGAGGCGGGGCTTAGGGAGGCTGCGGGGGTGCCGTTGATAAACTCCGTCACCGCCAAGGAGGAGCAGCTTAGGCTTGGGATGCGGCTTGCCATGAGGTATGGGGCGGCCCTTACGGTGCTTTTGATAGATCACCGGGGGATACTGGAGGACGGCCTTGAGCGAGCCCGGATAGCGGAGCGGGTCCTTGAGGCTGCCCGGGAAGAGGGTTTCCCGGGCAGCCGGATAGTCTTCGATCCCCTGACGTTGACCCTTGGGTCCGGGGAGGCGAACGGGTTGGAGACCCTCCGGGCGGTTCGTGAGGTGGTGGCCCTTGGAGGGCTTACGTCCCTTGGGATAAGCAACGTGTCCCACGGCCTTCCCGCCCGGGGGCTGCTTAACCGGTCCTTCCTCGCCATGGCCATGGGGGCTGGTTTGGACATGGTGATATGCAACCCCTTGGACCGGGAGCTGATGGGCATTGTTAAAGCCTGTGATGCCCTGAGGGGAAGGGATAAGGGGCTGTCTTGCTTCATGGCCTTTGGGGCCGATTGGTGTGACGTGCCCTCCGGTGGGGCATTGGGAGCGTTGAAGGCTAAGCAGCCCGAGGGAGGGGCTGTGGGGGGGTCCAAGGCCCCCGACGGTGAAGTTCATCTCTCCCCCCTGGCGGCCAAGGTTCTGGATGGTGATGAGGAGGGGGCGTTGGGGGAGGCCCGGCGTTTGATCGATCTGGAGGGGCCCCTTGGGGTCATATCGGATCACCTGGTGCCTGCCTTGGACGAGGTGGGTCGCCGTTACGAGACCGGGGAGTTCTTCCTGCCCCAGCTGATCGAGGCTGCCCAGGCGGCCTCCGCGGTGTGCGCCCTGGCGGAGGAGGAGCTGCTGAGGGAGGGTTCCAGCGCCAGCCGGGGGACCGTGGTGCTGGCCACCGTGGAGGGGGATCTTCACGACCTGGGGAAGAACGTGGTGGCCACGGTGTTGAAGAGCCACGGTTACCGGGTTGTGGATCTTGGGAAGGACGTTAAGGCGGAGCGGATAGTGGAGGCCGCCCTGAGGGAGGGGGCCCAGGTGGTCGGTCTGTCCGCCCTCATGACCAGCACGGTGCCCAGGATGAAGGAGGTCATAGAGGAGACCCACCGCAGGGGCTGTGGTTTCAAGGTGATAGTGGGGGGTGCCGCGGTGAGTCCCTGGTATGCCCGGTCCATTGGGGCGGATGGGATGTCCTACGATGCGGTGGGGGCGTGCTAA
- a CDS encoding NAD(P)/FAD-dependent oxidoreductase encodes MGKSGGDVIVVGGGVHGCSAAYELAKAGFKVTLFEGRYLSAGGSGRSAAGIRQHFGTEVNCRLAMYNVQVFRNLQEELRCPLDLEFTQWGYLWVAYTDRSLGQLRLNVELQNSLGIPSEILDPEEIRSRWGYLKLDGVIGGAFCAEDGHINPHGLTIGYAEAAKRHGALVMMKSPVDRVLVRGDRVAGVSVMGEEWHAPVVLLAAGPWSAPLAASAGVELPVAAERHQILVTEPVEPFGCPMVLCLDDGAYFKQCPNGTFLIGRDDPLEPKTCEVQVSPGFLEGVCRSVLQRMPILKGVRVVRQWSGPYDITPDRQAIIDWTPVEGLMVNCGWSGHGLQFAPSGGRLVREMLQGVPTFVDIRPFRLSRFEEGDLFPEPACI; translated from the coding sequence ATGGGGAAAAGCGGCGGTGACGTGATCGTGGTGGGGGGCGGGGTACACGGGTGCTCCGCTGCCTATGAGCTGGCGAAGGCGGGTTTTAAGGTGACCCTGTTCGAGGGTCGTTACCTCTCCGCCGGGGGTTCCGGCAGGTCCGCGGCGGGGATAAGGCAGCACTTTGGGACCGAGGTGAACTGCAGGCTCGCCATGTACAACGTGCAGGTCTTCAGGAACCTTCAGGAGGAGCTGCGGTGTCCGCTGGATCTGGAGTTCACCCAGTGGGGTTACCTATGGGTTGCCTACACGGATAGGAGCCTTGGGCAGCTCCGTTTGAACGTGGAGCTTCAGAACTCCCTTGGCATACCGTCCGAGATACTGGATCCGGAAGAGATCCGGTCCAGGTGGGGTTATTTAAAGCTTGACGGGGTGATCGGCGGGGCGTTTTGTGCCGAGGACGGTCACATCAACCCCCATGGTCTTACGATCGGCTACGCCGAGGCGGCGAAGAGGCACGGGGCCTTGGTGATGATGAAAAGCCCGGTGGACCGGGTGTTGGTCCGTGGGGATCGGGTGGCGGGGGTCAGCGTAATGGGGGAGGAGTGGCATGCTCCGGTGGTGCTGTTGGCCGCCGGGCCCTGGTCCGCCCCTTTGGCGGCCTCTGCGGGGGTGGAGTTGCCGGTAGCGGCGGAGAGGCATCAGATACTGGTCACCGAGCCGGTGGAGCCCTTTGGGTGTCCAATGGTGCTGTGCTTAGACGATGGGGCTTATTTCAAGCAGTGTCCTAACGGCACGTTCCTAATCGGCAGGGACGATCCTCTGGAGCCCAAGACCTGTGAAGTCCAGGTATCCCCTGGTTTCTTGGAGGGGGTATGCCGCAGCGTGCTTCAGCGGATGCCTATCCTTAAGGGGGTACGGGTTGTGCGGCAGTGGTCCGGGCCTTACGACATTACCCCGGATAGACAGGCCATAATAGACTGGACCCCCGTGGAGGGGCTCATGGTCAACTGTGGATGGAGCGGCCACGGCCTTCAGTTCGCCCCCAGTGGGGGCCGGCTGGTGAGGGAGATGCTGCAGGGGGTTCCCACCTTCGTGGACATCCGGCCCTTCCGGCTATCGAGGTTTGAGGAGGGGGATCTGTTCCCGGAGCCCGCCTGCATATGA
- a CDS encoding response regulator, translating into MLRIGALDDDEAILFTLTAMAKTQGWDLETTTSVDRFLFWVRDGAKDIYLLDYHLPRMSGLNVLRQAKSIAPDSVIAMLTVEQNPEAARRLLEEGAEDFITKPIRLADFCSRINLLKRLSASVKGVWRESRKGLSEEKIRRAKGILEESGDRGVTAEEMAGRMGVAYATAHRYLEYLVTRGLVEREEAEGDGRPGRPRLVYRLYRAGGRQSGLNI; encoded by the coding sequence ATGCTGAGGATCGGGGCCCTTGATGACGACGAGGCCATACTTTTCACCTTGACCGCCATGGCCAAGACCCAGGGCTGGGACCTTGAGACCACCACCTCGGTGGATAGGTTTTTGTTTTGGGTTAGGGATGGAGCAAAGGACATATACCTTCTGGACTACCACCTGCCGAGGATGTCGGGGCTAAACGTGCTGAGGCAGGCGAAGTCCATAGCTCCGGACTCTGTCATAGCCATGCTGACGGTGGAACAGAACCCCGAGGCGGCAAGACGCCTGCTGGAGGAGGGGGCGGAGGACTTCATAACCAAGCCCATAAGGCTTGCGGACTTCTGTTCCAGGATCAACCTCCTGAAGCGCCTTTCGGCATCCGTTAAGGGGGTTTGGAGGGAGAGTCGGAAGGGATTGTCGGAGGAGAAGATAAGGCGGGCCAAGGGGATATTGGAGGAGTCGGGGGATAGGGGTGTCACCGCGGAGGAGATGGCGGGCCGCATGGGGGTAGCTTATGCCACCGCCCATCGCTACCTGGAGTACCTGGTTACCCGGGGTCTTGTGGAGCGCGAGGAGGCGGAGGGGGACGGGCGCCCCGGCCGTCCTAGGTTGGTTTATCGGCTTTACCGGGCTGGCGGGAGGCAGAGCGGTCTAAATATTTGA
- a CDS encoding sensor histidine kinase, with protein MAVKGMASAMGEEGLFDWIGLLGFGLSLAGALSGAAILMGKVLQERQFRLIRSQERMLAQMREEGRRARVFRELQQLVHDLRRPLTVITGLGDVMLAESPSDSRLELLMEAADGMDRMIQEILSGEAVRAVTVREVVDLCLSQISPMPYRDRVVESLSPEVLGLYIRANLMRLSRALVNLIDNGARWGGEVVLVCRRVSGGVEFVVRDRGPGFCGGSFGTGLTFVEDTADSLGGFLEIRSPEDGGCEAALFVPEAREGESG; from the coding sequence ATGGCGGTGAAGGGGATGGCCTCGGCCATGGGGGAGGAGGGGCTGTTTGACTGGATAGGACTGCTCGGTTTCGGCCTGTCCTTGGCGGGAGCTCTTTCCGGGGCGGCCATCTTAATGGGGAAGGTGCTTCAGGAACGGCAGTTTCGTCTCATTCGTAGCCAGGAGAGGATGTTGGCCCAGATGAGGGAGGAGGGCCGGAGGGCCCGGGTGTTTCGGGAGCTTCAGCAGCTGGTGCACGATCTTCGGCGCCCCCTCACGGTTATAACCGGCCTTGGGGACGTGATGTTAGCGGAGAGCCCTTCGGACAGCAGGCTTGAGCTGTTGATGGAGGCGGCGGATGGGATGGATCGGATGATCCAGGAGATCCTGTCCGGGGAGGCGGTGAGGGCCGTGACGGTCCGGGAGGTGGTGGACCTGTGCCTTTCCCAGATAAGCCCCATGCCCTATCGGGACCGGGTGGTGGAGAGCCTGTCTCCGGAGGTGTTGGGGTTGTACATAAGGGCCAACCTCATGAGGCTGTCCAGGGCCCTGGTGAACCTGATAGACAATGGGGCCCGGTGGGGTGGGGAGGTTGTCCTGGTCTGCCGGAGGGTCTCAGGGGGAGTGGAGTTTGTTGTCCGCGATCGGGGGCCCGGTTTCTGCGGCGGTTCCTTCGGTACCGGTCTTACATTCGTGGAGGATACCGCGGATTCCCTTGGGGGTTTCCTGGAGATACGGAGTCCCGAGGACGGAGGGTGCGAGGCCGCCCTGTTCGTCCCGGAGGCGCGGGAAGGGGAGTCTGGTTGA
- the ggt gene encoding gamma-glutamyltransferase — protein sequence MTVRKWTGGLAFALMLVCLLLSSSAMAGPGDVYAPNGMVSSAHELASWAGVMIMKQGGNAVDAAVAVALALNVVEPNASGIGGGGFMTIRTADGKTVVVDYRETAPASATKDMFASDEAKKGKWSINGGKAVAVPGFVAGMFYVLEKYGTMSFAQVAQPAIELAEKGFKLHPMQSQIITDEYEKLQAYNDPASVPFFKDGLPMPAGEICVQKDLAKTLRILASQGKEAFYGGPIGEALVKAVNAHGGKMTLEDLKSYRVMERKPVFGTYRGYRIYSVPPASSGGTHVVELLNILENFPMGELKHNSASYLHVMAEAMKLVYADRGRYMADTAFVKVPVTGLTSKGYANRQAERIDFKKVASDVPFGNPWDFDSPVSHYVGGEVNERVSTTSFSVADKAGNIVAATNTINYFFGSGVIVPGYGVVLNDQMDDFSSDPKSVNAPEPGKRPLSSMSPTVVLTPEDKPFMAVGAAGATRIITAVTQIIMNAVDFRMSMDDAIEQPRIYNLVSGGKAGKLYAEEGIDPMVVEFLRLKGHDVEVKPKSGTFGTAQGIIFGSANGLNGGADSRRLGVPVGF from the coding sequence ATGACTGTGAGGAAGTGGACGGGCGGTCTGGCGTTTGCCTTGATGTTGGTGTGTCTTTTGCTCTCTAGCTCCGCCATGGCGGGTCCTGGGGACGTTTACGCCCCTAACGGCATGGTGTCCAGCGCTCATGAACTGGCCTCCTGGGCGGGGGTTATGATAATGAAGCAGGGGGGCAACGCGGTGGACGCGGCGGTGGCGGTGGCCTTGGCCCTCAACGTGGTGGAGCCCAACGCCTCCGGCATAGGTGGCGGGGGCTTCATGACCATTCGGACCGCGGACGGGAAGACCGTGGTGGTGGACTATAGGGAGACAGCTCCTGCTTCTGCGACCAAGGACATGTTCGCCTCCGATGAGGCCAAGAAGGGCAAGTGGTCCATAAACGGCGGCAAGGCGGTGGCGGTTCCGGGTTTCGTGGCGGGGATGTTCTACGTGTTGGAGAAGTACGGCACCATGTCCTTCGCCCAGGTGGCCCAGCCCGCCATCGAGCTGGCGGAGAAGGGCTTTAAGCTGCACCCCATGCAGAGTCAGATAATAACCGACGAGTATGAGAAGCTCCAGGCCTACAACGACCCCGCCTCGGTGCCCTTCTTCAAGGACGGCCTTCCCATGCCCGCGGGGGAGATCTGCGTCCAGAAGGACCTGGCCAAGACCCTTAGGATCCTGGCATCCCAGGGCAAGGAGGCTTTCTATGGGGGGCCCATAGGAGAGGCGCTGGTGAAGGCGGTTAACGCCCATGGGGGCAAGATGACCCTTGAGGACCTCAAGTCCTACCGGGTGATGGAGCGCAAGCCCGTGTTCGGCACCTACCGGGGTTACCGGATATACTCGGTGCCCCCGGCGTCCAGCGGCGGGACCCACGTGGTGGAGCTGCTCAACATCCTGGAGAACTTCCCCATGGGGGAGCTCAAGCACAACTCCGCTTCATACCTGCACGTGATGGCGGAGGCCATGAAGCTGGTGTATGCGGACCGGGGCAGGTACATGGCGGACACCGCCTTCGTGAAGGTCCCCGTGACGGGGCTCACCAGCAAGGGTTACGCGAATAGGCAGGCGGAGCGGATAGACTTCAAGAAGGTGGCGTCCGACGTGCCCTTTGGCAACCCCTGGGACTTTGACTCCCCGGTATCCCATTACGTGGGAGGGGAGGTCAACGAGCGGGTGAGCACAACCAGCTTCTCCGTGGCGGACAAGGCGGGCAACATCGTGGCGGCCACCAACACCATAAACTACTTCTTCGGCTCCGGCGTCATAGTGCCCGGCTACGGGGTGGTGTTGAACGACCAGATGGACGACTTCTCCTCGGACCCCAAGAGCGTCAACGCCCCGGAGCCCGGGAAGAGGCCCCTTTCGTCCATGTCCCCCACGGTGGTGCTGACCCCGGAGGACAAGCCCTTCATGGCGGTGGGGGCGGCAGGAGCCACCAGGATAATAACCGCGGTGACCCAGATAATAATGAACGCCGTGGACTTCCGCATGTCCATGGACGACGCCATAGAGCAGCCCAGGATATACAACCTGGTGTCCGGCGGCAAGGCGGGCAAGCTTTACGCGGAAGAGGGGATAGACCCCATGGTTGTGGAGTTCCTTCGGTTGAAGGGGCACGACGTGGAGGTCAAGCCCAAGTCCGGCACGTTCGGCACTGCCCAGGGGATAATATTCGGTTCTGCCAACGGCCTTAACGGCGGTGCGGACTCCCGGAGGTTGGGGGTGCCCGTAGGCTTCTAG
- a CDS encoding succinylglutamate desuccinylase/aspartoacylase family protein, with translation MKATRTSGLVMLALAGILCFAAARDFRAMWARDRVFPAPGFRMEMLSKYLPSIKGTGVDTEVYVQEGPEKGGTVFVLGGTHPNEPAGYLSAVVMLENARVKRGRLIVVPFGNASGFTHNQPQEASPSRISFKLPDGSERSFRYGSRDVSPLIMWPVPDVYVHKASGQALSGNESRNLNRAYPGDPAGTPAERLAYAIMELLRRERVDLAFDLHEASPEYPVVDAIVAHEKSMEVAAGAAMDLKLSGIEMRLEPSPKKLRGLSHREWGDGTGAMPFLIEVANPSQGRLRGRTDERLVKTGLDKAYLKASGLGRLFVPYDSKGKPIEERVGRQLATVMSVVSAFSDFNSERGVVIEGVPAYEEMVSLGIGAFLKRQALN, from the coding sequence ATGAAGGCCACCAGAACCAGTGGTTTGGTCATGCTGGCCCTGGCGGGGATCCTGTGTTTTGCCGCCGCCAGGGACTTCAGGGCCATGTGGGCAAGGGATCGGGTGTTTCCCGCCCCGGGCTTCCGGATGGAGATGCTGTCCAAGTACCTTCCCTCCATAAAGGGTACCGGGGTGGACACGGAGGTTTACGTTCAGGAGGGGCCGGAGAAGGGGGGCACCGTTTTTGTCCTGGGGGGTACTCATCCAAACGAGCCCGCGGGCTACCTTTCGGCGGTGGTGATGCTGGAGAACGCAAGGGTGAAGCGTGGCCGTCTCATAGTGGTCCCCTTTGGGAACGCCTCGGGGTTCACCCATAATCAGCCTCAGGAGGCGTCACCAAGCCGCATATCCTTCAAGCTTCCGGATGGGTCTGAGAGGAGCTTCAGGTACGGATCAAGGGACGTAAGCCCTCTTATCATGTGGCCCGTGCCGGATGTCTACGTTCATAAGGCCTCCGGTCAGGCCCTTTCGGGGAACGAGAGCAGGAACCTGAACAGGGCTTACCCGGGCGATCCGGCGGGTACCCCTGCGGAGCGGCTGGCTTACGCCATCATGGAGCTCCTTCGCAGGGAGAGGGTGGACCTGGCGTTCGACCTTCACGAGGCGTCCCCGGAGTACCCGGTGGTGGACGCCATAGTGGCCCACGAGAAGTCCATGGAGGTGGCCGCCGGGGCTGCCATGGACCTCAAGCTGTCCGGCATAGAGATGAGGTTGGAGCCATCCCCGAAGAAGCTTAGGGGTTTGAGCCACCGGGAGTGGGGGGATGGCACCGGTGCCATGCCGTTTCTCATAGAGGTGGCCAATCCAAGTCAGGGTCGTCTCAGGGGGCGGACCGACGAGAGGCTGGTGAAGACCGGGCTGGACAAGGCGTACCTCAAGGCCTCCGGGCTTGGGCGTCTCTTCGTGCCCTACGATTCCAAGGGCAAGCCCATTGAGGAGCGGGTGGGTCGCCAGCTGGCCACGGTGATGTCGGTGGTGAGCGCTTTTTCGGACTTCAACTCTGAGAGGGGGGTCGTGATAGAGGGGGTTCCCGCGTACGAGGAGATGGTATCCCTGGGGATAGGGGCGTTTCTTAAGAGGCAGGCCTTGAACTAA
- a CDS encoding TRAP transporter large permease subunit: protein MGSWFWPEGALAVLMVGTFALGAFRLKLPISIAMGLASVAGALFGGFGLPVRHLVEGMFGYLDTVLIIACAMIFMKAVQGCGLLDSLAAWTVRRFKGHPVLLCVAVTLLIMLPGMITGSSTASCLTTGALVAPVLVSLGVPKAKGAAAIAMGAIYGMIAPPIDIPVMIIGGGIDMPYVGFTRPLLFATVPLAVLSSLWLLLPHLKGFQGESEELEAKLRAMEEVPLTPLLFLPFGVLVGLMGLESLFKGVLSLGMPLQFLLASGAAFLVGRRSNPLSVAREAVRDAMPVLGILMGVGMFIQIMTLTGVRGFLVVSCLAVPLALLYPVMGISIPLFGAVSAFGSASVLGVPFVLALLGKDQVVVSSALALLAGLGDLMPPTALAGIFAAQVAGEEDYFRVLRHCIVPAGLTVLWGLGMVAAANPLAALLK from the coding sequence ATGGGAAGCTGGTTCTGGCCCGAGGGGGCCTTGGCGGTCTTGATGGTCGGCACCTTCGCCCTGGGGGCCTTTCGTCTCAAGCTCCCCATATCCATCGCCATGGGGTTGGCCTCAGTGGCGGGGGCGCTCTTCGGCGGCTTCGGCCTTCCGGTGAGGCACCTTGTGGAGGGTATGTTCGGCTACCTGGACACGGTGCTGATAATAGCCTGCGCGATGATCTTCATGAAGGCGGTCCAGGGGTGCGGACTTTTGGACTCCCTGGCGGCCTGGACGGTGAGGCGTTTTAAGGGCCATCCGGTTCTTCTGTGCGTTGCGGTGACCCTTTTGATAATGCTTCCCGGGATGATCACCGGTTCCTCCACCGCCAGCTGCCTCACCACCGGGGCCTTGGTGGCGCCGGTTTTAGTGAGCTTGGGGGTTCCCAAGGCGAAGGGGGCGGCGGCCATCGCCATGGGGGCCATATACGGCATGATAGCCCCTCCCATAGACATACCGGTGATGATAATAGGGGGCGGGATAGACATGCCCTACGTCGGTTTCACCCGGCCCCTTCTCTTCGCCACCGTGCCGTTGGCGGTGTTGTCCTCCCTTTGGCTCTTGCTGCCCCACCTCAAGGGGTTCCAGGGGGAGTCCGAGGAGCTTGAGGCGAAGCTTAGGGCCATGGAGGAGGTGCCTTTGACTCCCCTCCTCTTCCTGCCCTTCGGGGTTCTGGTGGGCCTTATGGGGCTGGAGAGCCTGTTCAAGGGGGTTTTGAGCCTTGGGATGCCCCTGCAGTTCCTCTTGGCCTCCGGGGCGGCCTTCCTGGTGGGCCGCAGGTCCAACCCCCTTTCGGTGGCCCGGGAGGCGGTGAGGGATGCCATGCCGGTGTTGGGGATACTCATGGGGGTCGGCATGTTCATCCAGATAATGACCCTCACGGGGGTTAGGGGTTTCTTGGTGGTCTCATGTCTTGCGGTGCCCTTGGCGCTGCTGTATCCGGTCATGGGGATAAGCATACCCTTGTTCGGCGCGGTCTCCGCCTTCGGTTCCGCGTCGGTGCTGGGGGTTCCTTTCGTGCTGGCCCTGTTGGGCAAGGATCAGGTAGTGGTGTCCAGCGCCCTGGCGCTGCTCGCGGGGCTCGGGGACCTCATGCCACCCACCGCGTTGGCGGGCATTTTCGCCGCCCAGGTGGCCGGTGAGGAGGACTACTTCAGGGTGCTCCGGCACTGCATCGTCCCCGCCGGGCTGACGGTCCTGTGGGGATTGGGCATGGTGGCGGCGGCCAATCCCTTGGCGGCCCTTTTAAAGTGA
- a CDS encoding DUF6305 family protein: MFVFRGGVRRSLVLCAVSAAMVWGLCLGVSSALAAQVAVTSVGQSPDAMMVRVLLKKAGLECSYEAMMKPQDIQKDHKVLIAVVGGSMKGLGAAGIDKEQERDRVKELLDSARGKKVKILVMHVGGKGRRGELTDYLAGAAVPKADGVIVVKGGNDDGLMTKLAPKGVKVVEVEAIQAVTGPMMAQLSAWGVSK; the protein is encoded by the coding sequence TTGTTCGTTTTTCGTGGCGGCGTAAGGCGTTCTTTGGTCCTGTGTGCCGTATCGGCGGCCATGGTATGGGGTTTGTGCCTTGGGGTATCAAGCGCCCTGGCGGCCCAGGTGGCGGTCACCTCGGTGGGCCAGAGCCCGGATGCCATGATGGTGCGGGTGCTTCTCAAGAAGGCCGGTCTGGAGTGCAGCTACGAGGCCATGATGAAGCCCCAGGATATTCAGAAGGACCACAAGGTGCTCATAGCCGTGGTTGGGGGGAGCATGAAGGGTCTTGGGGCCGCGGGCATAGACAAGGAGCAGGAGCGGGACCGGGTTAAGGAGCTTCTGGATTCTGCCCGGGGCAAGAAGGTCAAGATCCTGGTGATGCACGTGGGAGGCAAGGGCAGGCGAGGGGAGCTTACGGACTACCTGGCTGGGGCGGCGGTGCCTAAGGCGGACGGGGTGATAGTGGTGAAGGGGGGCAACGACGACGGTCTTATGACCAAGCTGGCCCCCAAGGGGGTTAAGGTGGTGGAGGTTGAGGCCATCCAGGCGGTGACGGGTCCGATGATGGCCCAGCTTTCCGCCTGGGGGGTGTCCAAGTAG